Proteins encoded within one genomic window of Brachybacterium muris:
- a CDS encoding MDR family MFS transporter: MRTSSSTGPEPASNSAHAAASPAVTSDASPAVTSDASATGESRSSAEGAHPQHAAPEAMSARDRSVIMLLLVSAFVVILNETILSVALPPIMDDLGIVETTAQWLTTGFMLTMAVVIPITGYLMGRFSTRQVFTAAMTAFTVGTVICALAPSFVPLLAGRIVQATGTAIMMPLLMTTVMNLVPANRRGRVMGNISIVISVAPALGPTISGLILAFAPWRMLFVLVAPIAVGALILGLRRIENVNETTDSPADPLSVMLSAIGFGTLVYGLTGIGGGGHGATDAGGAGQAVDPAADATLLGLPVTSVVCLAIGVLALTAFVLRQLSLQKRDRALLDLRTFAHRNFTVAVVLMMVMMAAMFGTVVLLPIFLQRVLELSTLTVGLMMLPGGLVMGLAAPFVGRLFDRVGPRPLLTPGLVLVVAGVFVLSRVGLDSTPALIVAGHLTMSVGLALVFTPLFTTALGSLPKPLYGHGSAIVGTVQQVAGATGAAVMVALMSRVAAGVAADGGTELEGIAQGTSLAFLASAGLGVITIVISVFIRRNPDSAA; encoded by the coding sequence GTGCGCACCTCCTCTTCCACCGGCCCGGAGCCGGCCTCCAACTCTGCCCACGCCGCCGCCTCCCCCGCCGTGACCAGCGACGCCTCCCCCGCCGTGACCAGCGACGCCTCCGCGACCGGTGAGTCCCGGTCGTCGGCCGAGGGCGCGCACCCGCAGCACGCGGCCCCGGAGGCGATGTCGGCCCGCGACCGTTCGGTGATCATGCTGCTGCTGGTCTCGGCGTTCGTGGTGATCCTCAACGAGACGATCCTGTCGGTGGCGCTTCCGCCGATCATGGACGACCTGGGCATCGTGGAGACCACCGCGCAGTGGCTGACCACCGGGTTCATGCTCACCATGGCCGTGGTCATCCCGATCACCGGCTACCTGATGGGCCGCTTCTCCACCCGCCAGGTGTTCACCGCCGCGATGACCGCGTTCACCGTGGGCACCGTGATCTGTGCACTCGCGCCCAGCTTCGTGCCGCTGCTGGCCGGCCGCATCGTGCAGGCCACCGGCACCGCGATCATGATGCCGCTGCTGATGACCACGGTGATGAACCTGGTGCCCGCGAACCGGCGCGGCCGGGTGATGGGCAACATCTCCATCGTCATCTCCGTGGCGCCCGCACTGGGCCCCACCATCTCCGGGCTGATCCTCGCCTTCGCCCCCTGGCGGATGCTGTTCGTGCTGGTGGCCCCGATCGCCGTGGGTGCGCTGATCCTGGGCCTGCGCCGCATCGAGAACGTCAACGAGACCACCGACTCCCCCGCCGACCCGCTCTCGGTGATGCTCTCCGCGATCGGCTTCGGCACCCTGGTGTACGGCCTCACCGGCATCGGCGGCGGCGGGCACGGCGCGACCGACGCCGGCGGTGCGGGCCAGGCCGTCGACCCCGCAGCCGACGCCACCCTGCTCGGTCTGCCGGTGACCTCCGTGGTGTGCCTGGCGATCGGGGTGCTGGCGCTGACCGCCTTCGTTCTTCGCCAGCTGTCCCTGCAGAAGCGCGACCGCGCCCTGCTGGACCTGCGCACCTTCGCCCACCGCAACTTCACCGTCGCGGTGGTGCTGATGATGGTGATGATGGCCGCGATGTTCGGCACCGTGGTGCTGCTGCCGATCTTCCTGCAGAGGGTGCTGGAACTGTCCACCCTCACCGTGGGCCTGATGATGCTGCCGGGTGGCCTGGTGATGGGCCTGGCGGCCCCCTTCGTGGGCCGACTCTTCGACCGTGTCGGCCCGCGCCCCCTGCTCACCCCGGGCCTGGTGCTGGTGGTGGCCGGCGTGTTCGTGCTCTCCCGCGTGGGTCTGGACTCCACGCCCGCGCTGATCGTGGCCGGTCACCTGACGATGTCGGTGGGTCTGGCGCTGGTGTTCACGCCGCTGTTCACCACGGCGCTCGGCTCCCTGCCCAAGCCGCTGTACGGGCACGGCTCGGCGATCGTGGGCACCGTTCAGCAGGTGGCCGGTGCCACCGGCGCCGCGGTGATGGTCGCGCTGATGAGCCGGGTCGCTGCGGGTGTCGCGGCCGACGGCGGCACGGAGCTCGAGGGCATTGCCCAGGGAACCTCGCTGGCGTTCCTGGCCTCCGCGGGACTGGGCGTGATCACCATCGTGATCAGCGTGTTCATCCGTCGGAACCCGGACTCAGCCGCCTGA
- a CDS encoding ATP-binding protein gives MDRNPFTPGFGLTPPVLAMQGTPVEDFAEALEGTRPAGHRSVLISGARGVGKTVLLSQFHDVAEEVGWEVIALHTSSDSLADELRGRAVHALRDLDPEARDSRVTSGSISALGAGASLGREISDRYEGEDVPLAVLLDRLAALASLRGGGLLVLLDEVQSADPDQVHVITQHMQDLAQRGHAAGFVAAGVRAGVDELLANPKTTFLRRAHQVEIGSVDVGTAAQVIMTTVADTDKHITPEAAVRAGEISQGYPYLIQVVGAEAWQRSGTSGTIEIEDVEGAREFAIDAMVHNVHGPALRDINGRKDEYLLAMLEDDGPSAVMDVARRMGIDQNNQNVYRSRLIADEMIRPAGRGHVELAMPYLREALIRRRDGGRSALAHGPARVARPVRASRPVQGDRPASGSRPGRRSERGSGR, from the coding sequence ATGGACCGCAACCCATTCACGCCCGGCTTCGGCCTGACCCCTCCTGTGCTGGCCATGCAGGGCACCCCGGTGGAGGACTTCGCCGAGGCGCTGGAGGGCACCCGCCCCGCCGGGCACCGCTCCGTGCTGATCTCCGGCGCCCGCGGGGTGGGGAAGACGGTGCTGCTGTCCCAGTTCCACGACGTGGCCGAGGAGGTGGGCTGGGAGGTCATCGCCCTGCACACCTCCTCCGATTCACTGGCCGATGAGCTGCGCGGACGGGCCGTGCACGCCCTGCGCGACCTCGATCCCGAGGCGCGCGACTCCCGGGTCACCTCCGGCTCCATCTCCGCGCTGGGCGCCGGCGCGAGCCTGGGCCGCGAGATCAGCGACCGCTACGAGGGGGAGGACGTGCCGCTGGCGGTGCTGCTGGACCGCCTGGCGGCCCTGGCGTCCCTGCGCGGCGGAGGACTGCTGGTGCTGCTGGACGAGGTCCAGTCGGCCGATCCCGATCAGGTGCACGTGATCACCCAGCACATGCAGGACCTCGCCCAGCGCGGCCATGCCGCCGGTTTCGTGGCAGCCGGGGTACGCGCCGGGGTGGACGAGCTGCTGGCGAACCCCAAGACCACCTTCCTGCGCCGCGCCCACCAGGTGGAGATCGGCAGCGTGGACGTGGGCACCGCCGCGCAGGTCATCATGACCACCGTCGCCGACACCGACAAGCACATCACCCCCGAGGCTGCCGTCCGGGCCGGCGAGATCTCCCAGGGGTACCCGTACCTGATCCAGGTGGTGGGGGCTGAGGCCTGGCAGCGCAGCGGCACGAGCGGGACCATCGAGATCGAGGACGTGGAGGGGGCGCGCGAGTTCGCGATCGACGCGATGGTGCACAACGTGCACGGCCCGGCCCTGCGTGACATCAACGGCCGCAAGGACGAGTACCTGCTGGCGATGCTCGAGGACGACGGCCCCTCTGCCGTGATGGACGTGGCCCGACGCATGGGCATCGACCAGAACAACCAGAACGTGTACCGCTCCCGCTTGATCGCCGACGAGATGATCCGCCCCGCCGGCCGAGGTCATGTGGAGCTGGCGATGCCGTACCTGCGCGAGGCCCTGATCCGCCGGCGCGACGGTGGCCGTTCGGCCCTCGCGCACGGCCCTGCCCGGGTGGCCCGCCCCGTCAGGGCCAGCCGCCCCGTGCAGGGCGACCGCCCAGCATCGGGCAGCCGTCCCGGCAGGCGGAGCGAGCGGGGCTCAGGCCGCTGA
- the metE gene encoding 5-methyltetrahydropteroyltriglutamate--homocysteine S-methyltransferase, with protein MTTAQPNAPQPPTTALAAPGPDDHRTPLPAATIVGYPRIGPERELKKAEEAYWAGRIDRAELDRRTTALRAATRDRLVGLGLDQPAAIPETFSLYDQVLDAAVTVGAIPSRFADVLAETGIVDADGYFTLARGDAERPPLEMTKWFDTNYHYLVPEIGPGTDLHLASTQVIDLFTEAREAGVTTRPVLVGPLTLLLLAKAEDDAPEGFTPLDRLDDVVTVYAEVLQRLAAAGAPWVQLDEPILATDLGLTADELAEALRRSIGRLASGPATQSGPAEPAASALGTPGARPQILVTTPYGGIGDALPALLATGVDAVHLDLTRGDLPTTEQLAGIGRTALVAGLVEGRTVWRTELPTAAARLDALRDRVRSAGGDPAAVTAATSVSLQHVPHSLDRETDLDPALRATLAFADEKVAEVVSLAGGDVAPGDVDGPRSVVRDFPGVRDRAVRDRVAALGADAGRRAPFAERQAAQDEALHLPLLPTTTIGSFPQTAEVRRARADHRAGRLDEAGYREAMRAEIDRVIALQEELGLDVLVHGEAERNDMVQYFAEHLDGFVVTEHGWVQSYGSRCTRPSILFGDVSRPEAITVAWSQYAQSLTDKPVKGMLTGPVTILAWSFVRDDQPLADTATQVALALRDEIADLEAAGIGIVQVDEPALRELLPLRRAAQDAYLRWSVESFRVATAGATAATQIHTHLCYSEFNEVIDAIDGLDADVTSIESARSRGEVVDAIDPARFERGIGPGVWDIHSPRVPGTEEIVELLRRAEQRIGARRLWANPDCGLKTRGYQETEASLRHLVDATRQVREEVAALV; from the coding sequence ATGACCACCGCTCAGCCGAACGCACCCCAGCCCCCGACCACCGCCCTCGCTGCCCCGGGGCCGGACGACCACCGCACCCCGCTGCCTGCCGCCACCATCGTGGGCTACCCCCGCATCGGCCCCGAGCGCGAGCTGAAGAAGGCCGAGGAGGCCTACTGGGCAGGCCGCATCGACCGCGCCGAACTGGACCGCCGCACCACCGCCCTGCGCGCCGCGACCCGCGACCGCCTGGTGGGGCTGGGCCTGGACCAGCCCGCCGCGATCCCGGAGACCTTCTCCCTGTACGACCAGGTGCTCGACGCCGCCGTGACCGTGGGCGCGATCCCTTCCCGCTTCGCCGACGTGCTGGCCGAGACCGGCATCGTCGATGCCGACGGCTACTTCACCTTGGCCCGCGGTGACGCCGAGCGTCCGCCGCTGGAGATGACGAAGTGGTTCGACACCAACTACCACTACCTGGTGCCCGAGATCGGCCCAGGCACCGACCTCCATCTCGCCTCCACCCAGGTGATCGACCTGTTCACCGAGGCGCGCGAGGCCGGGGTGACCACCCGGCCGGTGCTCGTCGGCCCACTCACCCTGTTACTGCTGGCCAAGGCCGAGGACGACGCCCCCGAGGGCTTCACCCCCCTGGACCGCCTGGACGACGTGGTCACGGTGTACGCCGAGGTACTGCAGCGCCTCGCCGCAGCTGGCGCCCCGTGGGTGCAGCTGGACGAGCCGATCCTCGCCACCGACCTTGGCCTGACGGCCGACGAGCTGGCAGAGGCACTGCGCCGCTCCATCGGCCGCCTCGCCTCTGGCCCGGCCACCCAAAGCGGCCCCGCCGAGCCCGCCGCATCAGCCCTCGGCACCCCCGGTGCCCGCCCGCAGATCCTGGTGACCACCCCCTACGGCGGCATCGGCGACGCCCTGCCCGCGCTGCTGGCCACCGGTGTGGACGCTGTGCACCTGGATCTCACCCGCGGCGACCTGCCCACCACCGAGCAGCTCGCCGGCATTGGCCGCACCGCCCTGGTGGCGGGCCTGGTGGAGGGCCGCACCGTGTGGCGCACCGAGCTGCCCACCGCCGCCGCGCGACTCGATGCGCTGCGCGATCGGGTCCGCTCGGCCGGAGGTGACCCTGCGGCGGTCACCGCCGCCACCAGCGTGTCCCTGCAGCACGTGCCCCACAGCCTGGACCGCGAGACGGACCTGGACCCCGCCCTGCGCGCCACCCTCGCCTTCGCCGACGAGAAGGTGGCCGAGGTGGTGAGCCTCGCGGGCGGCGACGTGGCCCCCGGCGACGTGGATGGACCCCGGTCCGTGGTGCGCGACTTCCCCGGGGTGCGCGATCGGGCCGTGCGTGACCGCGTCGCGGCACTCGGCGCCGACGCCGGCCGGCGCGCCCCGTTCGCCGAGCGTCAGGCCGCGCAGGATGAGGCGCTGCACCTGCCGCTGCTGCCCACCACCACCATCGGCTCCTTCCCGCAGACCGCCGAGGTGCGCCGTGCCCGCGCCGATCACCGCGCCGGGCGCCTGGACGAGGCCGGGTACCGCGAGGCGATGCGCGCCGAGATCGACCGCGTGATCGCCCTGCAGGAGGAACTGGGCCTGGACGTACTGGTGCACGGCGAGGCCGAGCGCAACGACATGGTGCAGTACTTCGCCGAGCACCTCGACGGGTTCGTGGTCACCGAGCACGGCTGGGTGCAGTCCTACGGCTCCCGCTGCACCCGACCCTCGATCCTGTTCGGTGACGTGTCCCGCCCCGAGGCGATCACGGTGGCCTGGTCCCAGTACGCCCAGTCCCTCACCGACAAGCCCGTCAAGGGCATGCTCACCGGGCCCGTCACCATCCTGGCCTGGTCCTTCGTGCGCGATGACCAGCCGCTGGCCGACACCGCCACCCAGGTGGCCCTGGCCCTGCGCGACGAGATCGCCGACCTCGAGGCGGCGGGCATCGGCATCGTCCAGGTGGATGAACCGGCCCTGCGCGAGCTGCTGCCCCTGCGCCGCGCCGCGCAGGACGCCTACCTGCGCTGGTCGGTGGAATCGTTCCGCGTGGCCACCGCCGGTGCCACCGCCGCCACCCAGATCCACACCCATCTGTGCTACAGCGAGTTCAACGAGGTGATCGACGCGATCGACGGCCTGGACGCGGACGTGACCAGCATCGAGTCGGCCCGCTCCCGCGGTGAGGTGGTGGACGCGATCGACCCTGCGCGCTTCGAGCGGGGTATCGGCCCAGGCGTGTGGGACATCCACTCCCCGCGCGTTCCCGGCACCGAGGAGATCGTGGAGCTGCTGCGTCGCGCCGAGCAGCGCATCGGCGCGCGGCGCCTGTGGGCCAACCCCGACTGCGGCCTGAAGACCCGCGGCTACCAGGAGACCGAGGCCAGCCTGCGCCACCTGGTCGATGCCACCCGTCAGGTGCGCGAGGAGGTCGCCGCCCTGGTGTGA
- a CDS encoding methylenetetrahydrofolate reductase, producing MPPISLVSPPATAPPTGRAATAPSATGTRPVRPSRDPVGQRSPSAATLPDPTEHLPAPSPRRRPALSYELFPARTGSSFERLQQTVAQLEHTAPDYVSVTSRTGYQNFARVLELTDHVLEHTRLRPLVHLTSVGARREHLVAAIEALLDRGVRGILALRGDVPEGHVPEDDEFPFARYLVELIREVERDRSALLAGGRLAIGVAAYPVRHPESPTRQHDVEVLVSKARSGADFAITQVFFDPADYCDLVTRARRAGVEIPLVPGFIPATDPKRLHRLAELSGVHAPRELLHALECAADDAERRRIGTRFTVDLIRGVLDAGAPGLHLYTFNRHAEALDVLDALDLDRWSTAGTPDPGTPDPAATPHQGDPR from the coding sequence ATGCCACCGATCAGCCTCGTCTCACCGCCCGCTACCGCCCCGCCGACCGGGCGCGCCGCCACCGCTCCGTCTGCGACCGGTACTCGCCCGGTCCGGCCCTCCCGTGATCCCGTCGGGCAGCGCTCGCCGTCGGCCGCCACACTCCCGGACCCCACGGAGCACCTGCCCGCCCCGTCCCCGCGCCGCCGCCCGGCGCTCAGCTACGAACTGTTCCCCGCCCGCACGGGCTCCTCCTTCGAGCGTCTCCAGCAGACCGTCGCGCAGTTGGAGCACACCGCCCCCGACTACGTCTCGGTCACCTCCCGCACCGGCTACCAGAACTTCGCCCGGGTGCTCGAGCTCACCGACCACGTGCTCGAGCACACCCGCCTGCGCCCCCTGGTGCACCTGACCAGCGTCGGGGCCCGCCGGGAGCACCTGGTCGCCGCCATCGAGGCCCTGCTGGACCGCGGCGTGCGCGGCATCCTCGCCCTACGCGGCGACGTGCCGGAGGGCCACGTGCCCGAGGACGACGAGTTCCCCTTCGCCCGCTACCTGGTGGAGCTGATCCGCGAGGTGGAGCGCGACCGCAGCGCCCTGCTGGCCGGCGGACGCCTCGCGATCGGCGTGGCCGCCTACCCGGTGCGCCACCCCGAATCACCCACCCGGCAGCACGACGTGGAGGTGCTGGTTTCCAAGGCCCGCTCCGGTGCCGACTTCGCGATCACCCAGGTGTTCTTCGACCCGGCCGACTACTGCGATCTCGTGACCCGGGCCCGCCGCGCGGGTGTGGAGATCCCGCTGGTGCCCGGGTTCATCCCCGCCACCGACCCCAAGCGCCTGCACCGCCTGGCCGAGCTGTCCGGTGTGCACGCACCCCGCGAGCTGCTGCACGCCCTGGAGTGTGCGGCCGACGACGCCGAACGCCGACGCATCGGCACCCGCTTCACCGTGGACCTGATCCGCGGGGTGCTCGACGCCGGAGCGCCCGGCCTGCACCTGTACACCTTCAACCGCCACGCCGAGGCCCTCGACGTGCTCGACGCCCTGGACCTGGACCGCTGGTCCACCGCCGGCACCCCCGATCCTGGCACCCCCGATCCCGCCGCCACCCCGCACCAAGGAGACCCCCGATGA